A single region of the Govania unica genome encodes:
- a CDS encoding hydantoinase/oxoprolinase family protein translates to MRIGVDVGGTNTDAVLMDGRTVVAATKSPTTEDVSSGIISAITTVMTESKVGPEAIEVVMIGTTHFTNAFVEGKRLLDVGVLRLSLPSASGIPPMADWPERLKKAVGSHIYEVPGGYQFDGRENAALDEAKIVAAARDMKAKGLKTVAICGIFSPINSAQEERAGDIVAREIPGVYISLSSRIGRISLIERENAAIMNASLAELSIKVVESFRDALRKLHITAPFYISQNDGTLMSADHVEKYPVLTFASGPTNSMRGAAYLSGAKNALVADIGGTTTDIGVLANGFPRESSVTVDIGGVRTNFRMPDIFAIGLGGGSLVETVDGSVSVGPESVGFHLLDKARVFGGDVLTASDIAVASGQVVMGDPAHLASLDKALVANALDAIHAKLAEAIDRMKSSASAVPLILVGGGSILISRPIPGTSDMIVPEHAAVANAIGAAIAQVGGEVDRVFSYEAMGRDQALTHARDEAISQAVAAGADPATIEIVDVEEFPLQYMPGAAVRLRVRAVGDLMLGSDKKKGAQP, encoded by the coding sequence ATGCGAATTGGGGTGGACGTCGGGGGAACCAACACGGACGCTGTCTTGATGGACGGGCGAACGGTGGTTGCAGCAACCAAATCACCGACGACGGAGGATGTCAGCAGCGGGATTATTTCCGCCATCACCACTGTCATGACGGAGTCGAAAGTCGGGCCGGAAGCCATCGAAGTGGTGATGATCGGCACGACCCATTTCACCAATGCCTTTGTCGAGGGCAAGCGGCTTCTGGATGTGGGCGTGTTGCGTTTGTCCTTGCCGTCGGCATCGGGCATTCCGCCCATGGCCGACTGGCCGGAGCGTCTGAAAAAAGCAGTCGGCAGTCATATTTACGAAGTGCCCGGCGGCTATCAGTTCGACGGCCGCGAGAATGCCGCGCTTGACGAGGCGAAAATCGTTGCCGCCGCCCGCGACATGAAGGCCAAAGGCCTGAAGACCGTGGCCATCTGCGGTATTTTCAGCCCTATCAACAGCGCCCAGGAAGAACGCGCCGGGGACATCGTCGCCCGGGAAATTCCCGGCGTTTATATTTCGCTGTCAAGTCGCATCGGCCGCATCAGTCTGATCGAGCGTGAGAACGCGGCGATCATGAACGCCTCGCTTGCGGAGCTGTCGATCAAGGTTGTTGAGTCCTTCCGCGACGCCCTGCGCAAGCTGCATATCACGGCACCGTTTTATATCAGCCAGAACGACGGCACGCTGATGAGTGCCGATCATGTGGAAAAATATCCGGTTCTGACCTTCGCTTCAGGCCCCACCAACAGCATGCGCGGCGCGGCCTATCTTTCAGGGGCGAAAAACGCCCTGGTGGCCGACATCGGCGGCACCACCACGGATATCGGCGTGCTCGCGAATGGCTTCCCGCGGGAATCTTCGGTGACGGTGGATATTGGCGGCGTGCGCACCAATTTCCGCATGCCGGATATTTTCGCCATCGGTCTCGGTGGCGGCAGTCTGGTGGAAACTGTGGATGGCTCCGTGTCCGTTGGTCCTGAGTCCGTCGGGTTTCATCTGCTGGACAAGGCGCGCGTATTTGGCGGCGATGTTCTGACCGCGAGCGATATCGCGGTGGCCTCGGGTCAGGTCGTAATGGGCGATCCGGCGCATCTCGCCAGTCTTGACAAGGCGCTGGTGGCCAATGCGCTTGATGCTATTCATGCCAAACTGGCCGAAGCCATCGATCGCATGAAATCAAGCGCCAGCGCCGTACCGCTTATTCTGGTCGGCGGTGGCTCCATTTTGATTTCGCGTCCCATTCCGGGCACCAGCGATATGATCGTGCCGGAACATGCGGCGGTGGCCAATGCCATCGGCGCGGCCATTGCGCAGGTCGGTGGCGAAGTCGATCGCGTATTTTCTTATGAAGCCATGGGTCGTGACCAGGCCCTGACCCACGCCAGGGACGAAGCCATCAGTCAGGCGGTCGCGGCCGGAGCCGATCCGGCAACGATCGAGATCGTCGATGTGGAGGAGTTCCCGCTGCAATATATGCCTGGCGCAGCTGTGCGTCTTCGTGTGCGTGCGGTGGGGGATCTCATGCTTGGCAGTGATAAGAAAAAAGGGGCACAACCATGA
- a CDS encoding DUF917 domain-containing protein codes for MKLTLEDMTDLARGSAFLGTGGGGDPYAGRLFAENMIRLHGAPELVHPRDIPDDANVFIFGMIGAPTVLIEKLMNGAECDLAIDTMEKMTGRKADYIISAEIGGLNSVIPVAMAARRGLPVVDADGMGRAFPEIQMTTFNVYGVPISPIVIVNDHLESVVINANNAKSGEGFARAVAIQMGLAAMLSAYPMTGKQVKETAVHGTLGLACGIGKAIVRGRHEGDPVDALLAYLRTTDYYNKCAVLFDGKVVDLLRETTGGFSVGRCLFEALDGSGRRMEVKFQNEHLIARDENGVKTIVPDLICMVDRETAEPITTEALKYGQRLKVIGVSAAPAMRTPEALACFGPHAFGLSEPFQPIEELMSL; via the coding sequence ATGAAGCTCACACTCGAAGATATGACGGATCTTGCGCGCGGTTCCGCGTTTCTTGGTACCGGCGGCGGTGGCGATCCCTATGCGGGGCGGCTTTTCGCGGAGAATATGATCCGTCTTCATGGCGCGCCTGAGCTGGTGCATCCGCGTGACATCCCTGATGATGCGAACGTCTTTATTTTCGGCATGATCGGCGCACCGACCGTGTTGATTGAAAAGCTCATGAACGGGGCCGAGTGCGACCTTGCGATCGACACCATGGAGAAGATGACCGGCCGCAAAGCCGATTATATTATCTCGGCGGAAATCGGCGGCCTCAATTCGGTGATCCCGGTGGCCATGGCGGCGCGGCGCGGTCTGCCGGTGGTTGATGCCGACGGCATGGGCCGTGCGTTTCCAGAAATTCAGATGACCACCTTCAATGTCTATGGCGTGCCGATTTCGCCCATCGTGATCGTCAATGATCATCTGGAAAGTGTCGTCATCAATGCGAACAACGCAAAGTCCGGAGAAGGGTTTGCCCGCGCGGTGGCGATCCAGATGGGGCTTGCCGCCATGCTCTCCGCCTATCCGATGACAGGAAAACAGGTTAAGGAAACGGCGGTCCATGGTACGCTCGGCCTCGCCTGCGGCATTGGCAAGGCCATTGTCCGCGGTCGTCACGAAGGCGATCCGGTGGACGCGCTGCTCGCCTATCTCAGGACCACGGATTATTACAACAAATGCGCGGTGCTGTTCGATGGCAAGGTCGTCGATCTGCTGCGCGAGACCACGGGTGGTTTTTCCGTAGGCCGTTGTCTGTTCGAGGCACTCGATGGATCGGGTCGCCGCATGGAAGTGAAATTCCAGAACGAACATCTGATCGCCCGCGATGAGAATGGCGTAAAGACCATTGTTCCGGATCTTATTTGTATGGTCGATCGGGAAACTGCTGAACCGATCACAACAGAAGCGCTCAAATATGGCCAAAGGCTGAAGGTCATCGGAGTGAGTGCGGCGCCAGCGATGCGTACCCCCGAGGCACTGGCCTGTTTCGGCCCCCATGCCTTCGGCCTTAGTGAGCCTTTTCAGCCGATTGAAGAGCTGATGTCTCTATAA
- a CDS encoding TonB-dependent receptor has protein sequence MSYKIKDYFLCGTAALAVLAPVSSFAQAERTYQGLEEVIVTAQKRSENLQSVPIQVSAFTEKAIQDAGINNTRDFVALVPNMSFDESFTYLNSFVTVRGISQINNADAPIAIVVDGVPQNNQKQFKMNLFDVERIEVLKGPQGALYGRNASGGAINIVTKQPTNDFEGFINGSYGNGDAWELSGGVSGPIVVDKVLFRVSGYFKQDGGRIENVYLHEHSDYLDHDYGVRGLLKVLASDKLTLDFRVAYSDFQGGGIYDSTVFSGRANDIQPPSEDLMGQTYGNIRDASFKFDWDFGFATLTGITGYTRLKENYQGDLDFSNLINNPGGFLGFLGPVGQGQNLDVEMISQELRLVSAADQRLRWIVGGFYIHTNKDLRTRVFFDIDHQRDQINNPALVFINTFSEEKNNAYAVFGQLDFDISDHLSVQGALRYDRDHRHTIGSSLGVQVLDASAPFDRVEPKVTLTYKFDDERLVYATYSTGFRSGGFNAAGVVPQKFLAETLQNFEAGFKTSWLDRRLILNGAVYYEKVDNFQFFRVDLATGGQALDNINKVDIYGFELEAQAMVADGLQLFGGVGTTHTKIKDWTNHPEWIGNKTPKNTTWKLNLGYQFTFPVTDVINAQMRLDYEHRGKKFWHPDNVAIANPVDLIDFRIGLQTDQWGLFAVGKNLTNARYYNDYNSKLFSGGGNDIGFLAQPRTYGVEGRYKF, from the coding sequence ATGTCTTATAAAATCAAAGACTATTTTCTATGCGGAACGGCAGCCCTTGCCGTGCTTGCTCCGGTCTCGTCATTCGCACAAGCAGAACGGACATATCAGGGCCTCGAAGAAGTCATCGTGACGGCCCAGAAGCGCTCGGAAAATCTGCAGTCGGTGCCAATTCAGGTCTCGGCCTTCACCGAAAAAGCCATCCAGGATGCAGGCATCAACAACACCCGCGACTTTGTGGCCCTAGTGCCCAATATGTCGTTCGATGAAAGTTTCACCTATCTCAATTCCTTCGTCACGGTGCGCGGCATTTCGCAGATCAACAATGCTGATGCTCCGATCGCCATCGTTGTCGACGGCGTGCCGCAGAACAACCAGAAACAGTTCAAGATGAATCTGTTCGATGTGGAACGCATCGAAGTTCTGAAAGGTCCGCAAGGCGCGCTTTATGGGCGAAATGCTTCGGGCGGTGCGATCAATATCGTAACCAAGCAGCCGACCAATGACTTCGAAGGCTTTATCAACGGTTCCTATGGCAATGGGGATGCCTGGGAATTGTCGGGTGGCGTGTCAGGGCCGATTGTCGTGGATAAGGTTTTGTTCCGCGTATCCGGTTACTTCAAGCAGGATGGCGGCCGCATCGAAAACGTCTATCTGCATGAGCATTCGGATTACCTTGATCATGATTATGGCGTCCGTGGTCTGTTGAAGGTTCTGGCAAGTGATAAGCTCACGCTTGATTTCCGCGTTGCTTATTCGGATTTTCAAGGTGGTGGTATTTATGACAGTACGGTCTTCAGCGGCCGGGCCAACGATATTCAACCACCGAGCGAAGATCTCATGGGGCAGACCTATGGTAATATTCGCGATGCTTCCTTCAAGTTCGATTGGGATTTCGGTTTTGCCACTCTGACCGGGATCACCGGCTATACGCGGCTGAAGGAAAACTATCAGGGCGATCTGGATTTTTCCAATCTGATCAACAATCCTGGCGGCTTTCTTGGTTTCTTAGGCCCCGTCGGGCAGGGGCAGAATCTTGACGTCGAAATGATCAGCCAGGAATTGCGCTTGGTGTCGGCAGCCGATCAGCGGCTGCGCTGGATTGTCGGCGGATTCTATATTCACACCAACAAGGACCTGCGCACCCGCGTGTTCTTTGATATCGATCATCAGCGTGATCAGATCAATAATCCCGCATTGGTGTTCATCAACACCTTTAGTGAGGAAAAGAACAACGCCTATGCTGTCTTCGGCCAGCTTGATTTTGATATCAGCGACCATTTGAGCGTTCAGGGTGCTTTGCGCTATGACCGTGATCATCGTCACACGATTGGCAGTTCATTGGGTGTTCAGGTGCTAGACGCCAGCGCCCCCTTTGATCGGGTCGAGCCCAAGGTGACGCTGACCTATAAGTTTGACGATGAAAGACTGGTTTATGCCACCTATTCGACCGGCTTCCGGTCGGGCGGTTTCAACGCCGCTGGGGTGGTGCCGCAGAAATTCCTAGCGGAAACTCTGCAAAACTTTGAAGCCGGTTTTAAAACCAGCTGGCTCGACAGACGTCTTATCCTGAATGGGGCGGTCTATTACGAAAAAGTGGATAATTTCCAGTTCTTCCGTGTTGATCTCGCAACCGGCGGGCAAGCCCTCGACAATATCAACAAAGTCGATATCTATGGCTTCGAACTTGAGGCGCAGGCGATGGTTGCAGATGGATTGCAGCTGTTCGGTGGCGTCGGCACCACGCATACCAAGATCAAGGACTGGACCAACCATCCCGAGTGGATCGGCAACAAGACGCCGAAGAATACCACATGGAAACTCAATCTCGGGTATCAGTTCACCTTCCCGGTCACGGATGTGATCAATGCCCAGATGCGTTTGGATTATGAGCATCGCGGCAAGAAATTCTGGCATCCGGACAATGTGGCTATCGCGAACCCGGTCGATCTGATCGATTTCCGCATTGGGCTTCAGACCGATCAGTGGGGGCTTTTTGCCGTTGGCAAGAATCTGACCAATGCGCGCTATTACAACGATTATAACTCCAAGCTGTTCAGTGGCGGCGGCAACGATATCGGCTTCCTGGCTCAGCCGCGCACCTATGGGGTTGAAGGCCGTTACAAGTTCTAA
- the yaaA gene encoding peroxide stress protein YaaA, whose amino-acid sequence MMILISPAKKLDFSGVRPDLAHTVPALMPEVERLAKLARKLKAADLKRLMGISDALATLNHERFQSFHTPFTLDNAKHAALAFNGDTYQGLDAKTLSDADLAYAQDHLRILSGLYGLLRPLDLMQPYRLEMGIKLANPRGEDLYDFWGERVTALLNDQIKADPDPVVINLASTEYSSVVQTKKLQARLITPVFKEVKDDVAKVIGLMAKRARGAMARHIIVNRIEDPMLLKKFSAGGYKFHPEHSTDSRFEFYRQA is encoded by the coding sequence ATGATGATCCTGATTTCGCCCGCCAAAAAACTTGATTTCTCTGGCGTGCGTCCGGATCTTGCCCATACGGTCCCGGCGCTCATGCCTGAGGTGGAACGGCTGGCCAAACTGGCGCGCAAGCTGAAAGCGGCCGACCTCAAGCGCCTGATGGGGATCAGCGATGCCCTGGCCACGCTCAATCACGAGCGCTTTCAAAGCTTTCACACACCGTTCACGCTCGACAATGCCAAGCATGCGGCGCTTGCCTTCAATGGCGACACCTATCAAGGGCTGGACGCGAAAACCCTGAGCGATGCGGATTTGGCCTATGCTCAGGACCACTTGCGCATTCTGTCGGGGCTTTATGGCCTGTTGCGGCCTTTGGATCTCATGCAGCCCTATCGGCTGGAGATGGGTATCAAACTGGCCAACCCGCGCGGGGAAGATCTTTATGATTTCTGGGGTGAGCGGGTCACGGCACTGCTCAATGATCAGATCAAGGCGGATCCGGACCCGGTGGTGATCAATCTCGCTTCCACCGAATATAGTTCCGTCGTGCAGACCAAGAAATTGCAGGCCCGGCTGATCACGCCAGTGTTCAAGGAAGTGAAGGACGACGTGGCCAAGGTCATCGGCCTCATGGCCAAACGCGCGCGTGGCGCCATGGCCCGGCATATCATCGTCAACCGGATCGAAGACCCCATGCTTCTGAAGAAATTCTCAGCCGGCGGTTATAAATTCCACCCCGAACATTCAACCGATAGCCGGTTTGAATTTTACCGCCAGGCCTGA
- a CDS encoding DUF1134 domain-containing protein: protein MVDVSRNMIAGLVVVFSLLSGPALAQSQAPQNTPQDTDANTYDKDSIISVTSDFLGSGSEAVAKVVEKVFSDLGRPNAYITGSEMSAAAIIGLRYGDGDMHHKIEGNRRVFWTGPSLGIDLGGNASRSVTLVYHLYDSEDLFRRYPAVEGSFYYIGGIGVNYQQKGNIILAPIRVGLGLRAGANLGYVHYTRERSWIPF, encoded by the coding sequence ATGGTTGACGTCAGTCGCAATATGATTGCCGGTCTGGTTGTTGTCTTCTCACTGCTGTCGGGGCCCGCCCTGGCCCAGTCACAAGCACCTCAGAATACCCCCCAAGACACTGACGCCAATACCTATGACAAGGACTCGATCATTTCGGTGACGTCGGATTTCCTTGGGTCAGGCTCTGAAGCCGTCGCCAAGGTGGTCGAAAAAGTGTTTTCCGACCTCGGCCGCCCCAATGCCTATATCACCGGCTCGGAAATGAGCGCCGCCGCCATTATCGGCTTGCGCTATGGGGACGGCGACATGCATCACAAAATCGAAGGCAACCGCCGCGTGTTCTGGACCGGGCCGTCGCTTGGTATCGATCTTGGCGGCAATGCCTCGCGCTCGGTGACCCTCGTCTATCACCTTTATGACAGCGAAGATCTGTTCCGGCGCTATCCAGCGGTCGAAGGCAGCTTTTATTACATTGGCGGGATCGGCGTTAACTATCAGCAAAAGGGCAATATCATTCTAGCCCCCATCCGCGTCGGGCTCGGCCTTAGAGCAGGCGCGAACCTTGGCTATGTCCATTACACCCGCGAGCGGTCCTGGATCCCGTTCTAA
- a CDS encoding long-chain-fatty-acid--CoA ligase: MFGLMQDHPLMVTNFLAHGARYHGTGEIMTVTVAEGIHRYTYADCDRRARLLASALTRYGIQPGDRVGTLAWNGYRHLESWFGISGMSAVTHTINPRLFHDQLSYIINHAEDRMILADLTFIPLLEKLLPELPTVEAVVILTDRAHMPQTSLPNVICYEDFLLTGDSNYVWPVFDERMAAGLCYTSGTTGNPKGVLSSHRSASLHTFAMAMPDVFNLKSTDVVLPVVPMFHANAWGVPYLMPAIGAKLVFPGPNLTGEAIQKLIEDENVTVSAGVPTVWLGLLQYLDATGKGLGRMHATVIGGAAAPRSMIETFRERYNVHVCHAWGMTEMSPLGTCNSPTRETLALSAEEQTVIACKQGRAVPGVDLRIIGEDGRELPWDGKSSGHLQVRGSWIAKAYFRGEGGDILTADGWFDTGDVANMDQYGFVQITDRAKDIIKSGGEWISSIDLENAAVAHPKIVEAAVIGLPHPKWTERPMLILVPLAGETVTREDMLAFLETRVAKWWLPDDVVFVDEIPHTATGKILKTVLREQFKDHKLPEMC, from the coding sequence ATGTTTGGTTTGATGCAAGATCACCCATTGATGGTCACGAATTTCCTGGCACATGGGGCGCGCTATCACGGGACCGGCGAAATTATGACCGTCACCGTGGCCGAAGGTATTCACCGCTATACCTATGCCGACTGCGACCGCCGCGCGCGCCTGTTGGCCAGTGCTCTCACGCGTTATGGCATCCAGCCGGGCGACCGGGTGGGGACCCTTGCCTGGAATGGCTATCGCCATCTTGAGTCCTGGTTTGGCATCTCCGGCATGAGCGCGGTGACACATACCATCAACCCGCGTCTGTTTCACGATCAACTGTCCTATATCATCAATCATGCGGAGGATCGGATGATCCTTGCTGATCTGACCTTTATTCCGCTGCTTGAAAAGCTATTGCCGGAGCTGCCGACGGTTGAAGCCGTGGTGATCCTGACCGACCGGGCGCATATGCCGCAAACGTCCTTGCCCAATGTCATCTGTTACGAAGATTTCCTCCTGACCGGCGACAGCAACTATGTCTGGCCGGTGTTTGATGAACGCATGGCGGCCGGGCTCTGCTACACCTCCGGCACCACCGGCAATCCGAAGGGCGTGCTCAGCAGTCACCGCTCGGCCTCGCTTCATACCTTTGCCATGGCCATGCCGGATGTCTTCAATCTGAAATCCACCGATGTGGTGTTGCCGGTTGTGCCCATGTTCCACGCGAACGCCTGGGGTGTGCCCTATCTGATGCCGGCCATCGGGGCAAAGCTCGTGTTCCCCGGCCCCAATCTCACCGGGGAAGCGATCCAGAAACTGATCGAGGACGAAAATGTCACCGTGAGCGCGGGGGTGCCGACGGTCTGGCTCGGGTTGCTGCAATATCTCGACGCCACCGGCAAGGGTTTGGGCCGGATGCATGCGACGGTGATCGGTGGCGCGGCCGCACCGCGCAGCATGATTGAAACCTTCCGCGAGCGTTACAATGTGCACGTCTGCCATGCCTGGGGCATGACCGAAATGTCGCCGCTCGGCACCTGCAATTCGCCGACGCGTGAGACGCTCGCGCTGTCGGCCGAAGAACAGACCGTCATCGCCTGCAAACAGGGCCGTGCCGTGCCCGGAGTGGATCTCAGGATCATCGGTGAGGACGGCCGGGAATTGCCTTGGGACGGCAAATCGTCTGGCCACCTACAGGTGCGCGGCTCATGGATCGCGAAGGCGTATTTCAGAGGCGAGGGCGGCGATATCCTGACCGCCGATGGCTGGTTCGACACCGGTGACGTGGCCAATATGGACCAATATGGCTTTGTCCAGATCACCGACCGCGCCAAGGACATCATCAAGTCGGGCGGCGAATGGATCAGCTCCATCGACCTTGAAAACGCCGCAGTGGCCCATCCAAAAATCGTCGAAGCCGCAGTGATCGGTCTGCCCCACCCGAAATGGACCGAGCGGCCTATGCTGATCCTCGTGCCGCTTGCGGGCGAAACCGTGACCCGGGAGGACATGCTCGCCTTCCTCGAAACCCGCGTGGCCAAATGGTGGCTGCCGGACGACGTGGTCTTCGTCGATGAAATCCCGCACACGGCCACCGGAAAAATCCTGAAAACTGTGCTGAGGGAGCAGTTCAAGGATCACAAACTACCGGAAATGTGCTGA
- a CDS encoding DUF2842 domain-containing protein, with amino-acid sequence MSPRTRRTLGLLTLTFGLFFYCILVMLLASVILPVNGVVDLLFYVVTGIVWIFPAYWVLKKTNG; translated from the coding sequence ATGTCACCGCGCACCCGCCGCACGCTCGGCCTTTTGACCCTTACTTTCGGGCTGTTTTTCTATTGCATCCTCGTCATGCTGCTGGCGAGCGTGATTTTGCCGGTCAATGGCGTTGTGGATCTGTTGTTTTATGTCGTCACCGGGATTGTCTGGATTTTTCCGGCCTATTGGGTGTTGAAGAAAACCAACGGATAA
- a CDS encoding NUDIX hydrolase: MKRDYPDRPFVGVGAFVWKDDKVLLIRRGKAPRKGEWSIPGGAQHAGETVEDAACREVFEETGVRIRLGRLLDVLNLIDRDEAGAVRHHYTLIDYMAEAIEGDARPGDDVTEVAWVHPDELEPYKLWAETERLIMLSRQYREGGL, translated from the coding sequence ATGAAACGTGATTATCCCGACCGGCCCTTCGTCGGCGTCGGCGCCTTTGTCTGGAAAGATGACAAGGTGCTGTTGATCCGGCGCGGCAAAGCCCCGCGCAAGGGCGAATGGAGCATCCCGGGCGGCGCCCAGCATGCGGGCGAAACGGTGGAAGACGCCGCCTGCCGCGAGGTTTTCGAAGAAACCGGCGTGCGTATCCGGCTCGGCAGGCTTCTGGATGTGCTCAATCTGATCGACCGCGACGAAGCGGGCGCGGTGCGCCATCATTACACGCTGATCGATTACATGGCCGAAGCCATTGAAGGCGACGCACGGCCGGGTGATGACGTCACCGAGGTCGCCTGGGTGCATCCCGATGAGCTTGAGCCTTATAAATTATGGGCGGAAACCGAACGCTTGATCATGCTCTCCCGCCAGTACCGGGAGGGTGGCCTATGA
- a CDS encoding FAD-binding oxidoreductase, whose product MTVLDQMKAAVGPKGWTEDSAVIAPHLVEWRGLYKGQTPLMLSPATTDEVSAILRLASESGTRIAVQGGNTGLTCAGVPDQDGQEVLLSLGRMNRIRSVDARDFTLTAEAGVAVATLHQAAAELDRMFPLSLASEGSCMLGGVISTNAGGVNVLRYGSMRELVLGLEVVLPTGEIWNGLRALRKDNTGYDLKQYFIGAEGTLGVVTAAVVKLFPPLRTKCTGFVALPSAEAAIELFGRARDLTGDRLTAFELVPRFALEFVLKHIPTTRDPLTAPAPWYVLMEAAEPLEPLIAAALEDGHATDAVIAQSGEQATALWRLRESISEAQKLEGGSIKHDVSVPVSEMAAFIARASAAVLAVYPDARPVPFGHVGDGNVHFNIQSAAGADKPAFEAHWAAMNRLVHDIVVDMGGSISAEHGIGRLKSVELAHYRPALDLQLMRRIKAAFDPANILNRGRIFESNS is encoded by the coding sequence ATGACTGTTCTCGATCAGATGAAAGCCGCCGTTGGCCCCAAGGGCTGGACCGAGGACAGCGCGGTCATCGCCCCCCATCTTGTGGAATGGCGCGGGCTTTATAAGGGCCAGACCCCGCTCATGCTATCGCCCGCAACCACCGACGAGGTCTCCGCCATCCTGCGCCTTGCGAGTGAAAGCGGTACGCGGATCGCCGTGCAGGGCGGCAATACCGGGCTCACCTGTGCGGGCGTGCCGGATCAGGACGGTCAGGAAGTGCTGCTGTCGCTTGGCCGCATGAACCGCATCCGTAGTGTTGACGCCCGTGATTTTACCCTGACGGCGGAGGCCGGTGTGGCGGTCGCCACGCTCCATCAGGCGGCGGCGGAGCTTGACCGCATGTTTCCCCTCAGCCTCGCCTCCGAAGGCAGCTGCATGCTGGGCGGGGTGATTTCCACCAATGCCGGTGGGGTCAATGTGCTCCGCTACGGTTCCATGCGCGAATTGGTGCTTGGGCTTGAGGTGGTGTTGCCGACGGGGGAAATCTGGAACGGTCTGCGCGCGCTCAGGAAGGACAACACGGGCTATGATCTCAAACAGTATTTTATCGGTGCCGAAGGCACGCTTGGCGTTGTTACGGCGGCAGTGGTGAAATTATTTCCGCCGCTCCGGACAAAATGCACGGGTTTTGTGGCCCTGCCCTCGGCCGAGGCGGCCATAGAATTGTTCGGTCGTGCCCGCGACCTGACCGGTGACCGGCTGACCGCCTTTGAACTGGTGCCGCGCTTCGCCCTTGAGTTCGTGCTGAAGCATATTCCGACAACCCGGGATCCGCTCACCGCCCCAGCCCCCTGGTATGTGCTGATGGAAGCGGCCGAACCGCTTGAACCGCTGATTGCAGCGGCGCTTGAGGACGGGCATGCGACCGATGCCGTCATCGCCCAAAGCGGCGAGCAGGCGACGGCGCTCTGGCGCTTGCGGGAAAGTATTTCCGAGGCCCAGAAGCTTGAAGGCGGCAGCATCAAGCATGATGTCTCCGTGCCGGTGTCAGAGATGGCGGCCTTTATCGCCCGTGCGTCGGCTGCGGTGCTCGCCGTCTATCCCGATGCGCGGCCGGTGCCGTTCGGGCATGTGGGCGACGGCAATGTGCATTTCAATATTCAGTCGGCGGCGGGCGCGGACAAACCAGCGTTCGAGGCCCATTGGGCGGCCATGAACCGCCTTGTCCATGACATTGTGGTGGATATGGGCGGCTCGATCAGTGCGGAACATGGCATTGGCCGCCTGAAAAGCGTCGAACTGGCTCACTACCGCCCGGCGCTGGATCTTCAGCTGATGCGACGCATCAAGGCTGCGTTCGACCCCGCCAATATTCTCAATCGCGGCCGCATTTTCGAGAGCAACTCATGA
- a CDS encoding L-threonylcarbamoyladenylate synthase codes for MEPSIKPACPDVIREAADALKKGQLVILPTETVYGLGADARNSDAVARIYAAKTRPSFNPLIIHVASAEVAARYAVLDETARTLAAAFWPGPFTLVLPLRPDSGIAPAVSAGLTTVAVRVPAHPLAHALLEAFDGPVAAPSANRSGRISPTTAAHAASELGPQVALIVDGGPCEEGLESTIVAISDGFLDLLRPGSVTPEELELVSGLPVRGTGPEAADRPTAPGQLASHYAPRAAVRLEVLVPKDGEVLLGFGPEAPAAALNLSPSGDLREAAANLFAMLRTLDDGRAQVIAVMPIPERGIGIAINDRLRRAAAPRG; via the coding sequence ATGGAGCCCAGCATAAAGCCAGCATGCCCCGACGTCATCCGGGAGGCGGCCGATGCGCTGAAAAAAGGCCAACTGGTTATTCTGCCGACAGAAACCGTCTATGGACTTGGGGCTGACGCACGAAATTCCGATGCTGTGGCGCGAATCTATGCCGCCAAGACTCGCCCGTCCTTCAATCCGCTGATCATTCATGTGGCGAGCGCCGAGGTGGCCGCCCGCTATGCCGTGCTGGATGAGACGGCCCGCACACTCGCCGCCGCGTTCTGGCCCGGGCCGTTCACGCTGGTATTGCCCTTGCGGCCGGACTCCGGCATTGCTCCGGCGGTATCGGCCGGGCTTACCACCGTGGCCGTGCGAGTACCCGCCCATCCGCTGGCCCATGCGCTGCTTGAAGCCTTTGACGGACCCGTGGCCGCGCCGAGCGCCAATCGGTCCGGCCGCATCAGCCCAACCACCGCCGCCCATGCCGCAAGCGAGCTTGGGCCGCAGGTGGCGCTGATTGTCGATGGCGGGCCCTGTGAGGAAGGGCTTGAATCCACCATCGTCGCCATTTCGGACGGGTTTCTGGATCTGTTGCGGCCGGGTAGCGTCACGCCCGAAGAACTTGAACTGGTGAGCGGCCTGCCCGTACGTGGCACCGGGCCTGAGGCGGCGGATCGCCCGACCGCTCCCGGCCAGCTCGCAAGCCATTATGCACCGCGTGCCGCCGTGAGGCTTGAAGTGCTTGTGCCCAAGGACGGCGAAGTTTTGCTTGGGTTCGGACCTGAGGCACCGGCCGCCGCGCTCAATCTCAGCCCAAGCGGCGATCTGCGTGAGGCCGCCGCCAATCTGTTCGCCATGCTGCGGACGCTGGATGACGGGCGGGCGCAGGTGATTGCGGTCATGCCAATCCCAGAACGCGGCATCGGCATCGCCATCAACGACCGGCTGCGCCGCGCTGCCGCACCGCGAGGGTAA